A single window of Microbispora hainanensis DNA harbors:
- a CDS encoding bifunctional metallophosphatase/5'-nucleotidase produces the protein MLTINDLHGNLEPPTGSSSRILDPNGANVDTDGSLTGIPGAKYSIAGGASYLVAHLKQLRDPNTLLVAAGDLIGASPLLSAAYHDEPTVALLDKQGLVTSSAGNHEFDEGIDELNRIMNGGCHPVDGCSPAGTWKGTNFDYLGANVVKESNGDYALPPYFVKKIHGVDIGFIGLVTQTTPSIVTAAGIKGLQFTEEVAAANKVSKELAKRGVKAQVVLVHEGDNITPNQDPSSCPVVPGNGSRIATGLDPQIDLVISGHSHQAYVCTVKDPAGQDRVYTQGSSFGRAITQIDFQVDRKTKDIVRSSVVAKNNVVTRTVTPDPETEAYIKTWQERVSTVANKPIGSITANIGRGTNVGETPLGDLIADAQLEATKDGGNAEIALMNPGGVRTDLSYAQSGAEGDGVVTYGEAFQVQPFNNLMQVVTLTGAQLKALLEQQIWTVDPVTGGLTQRILQPSSSLTYTFDTTKPVGSRVSDIKINGAAVTDTQQIRVAANNFLVGGGDGFTVFTQGTDLWSGPLDIDAFVAYMGAHSPIAPPATGRINLIQ, from the coding sequence TTGCTGACCATCAACGACCTCCACGGCAACCTGGAGCCCCCGACCGGGTCCAGCTCCCGGATCCTCGACCCGAACGGCGCGAACGTCGACACCGACGGCTCGCTCACCGGCATCCCCGGCGCGAAGTACTCGATCGCGGGCGGCGCGTCCTACCTGGTCGCCCACCTCAAGCAGCTGCGCGACCCCAACACTCTTCTCGTGGCCGCGGGCGACCTCATCGGCGCCTCGCCGCTGCTGTCCGCCGCCTACCATGACGAGCCGACCGTCGCCCTGCTCGACAAGCAGGGCCTGGTCACCTCCTCGGCCGGCAACCACGAGTTCGACGAGGGCATCGACGAGCTCAACCGCATCATGAACGGCGGCTGCCACCCGGTCGACGGCTGCTCCCCGGCCGGCACGTGGAAGGGCACGAACTTCGACTACCTCGGGGCGAACGTCGTCAAGGAGAGCAACGGCGACTACGCCCTGCCGCCCTACTTCGTCAAGAAGATCCACGGGGTGGACATCGGCTTCATCGGCCTGGTGACCCAGACCACCCCCAGCATCGTCACCGCCGCCGGCATCAAGGGCCTGCAGTTCACCGAGGAGGTCGCGGCGGCCAACAAGGTGTCCAAGGAGCTCGCCAAGCGGGGCGTCAAGGCGCAGGTCGTGCTGGTCCACGAGGGCGACAACATCACCCCCAACCAGGACCCCAGCTCCTGCCCTGTCGTCCCCGGCAACGGCTCGCGGATCGCCACCGGCCTCGACCCGCAGATCGACCTGGTCATCAGCGGCCACAGCCACCAGGCGTACGTCTGCACGGTGAAGGACCCGGCGGGCCAGGACCGCGTCTACACCCAGGGCTCGTCGTTCGGCCGGGCGATCACCCAGATCGACTTCCAGGTCGACCGCAAGACGAAGGACATCGTCCGCTCCAGCGTCGTCGCCAAGAACAACGTGGTGACCCGCACCGTCACCCCGGACCCCGAGACCGAGGCGTACATCAAGACCTGGCAGGAGCGGGTCTCGACCGTCGCCAACAAGCCGATCGGCTCGATCACCGCCAACATCGGCCGCGGCACGAACGTGGGCGAGACCCCGCTGGGCGACCTGATCGCCGACGCGCAGCTTGAGGCGACCAAGGACGGCGGCAACGCGGAGATCGCGCTGATGAACCCGGGCGGCGTCCGCACCGACCTGTCCTACGCGCAGAGCGGCGCCGAGGGCGACGGCGTCGTGACGTACGGCGAGGCCTTCCAGGTGCAGCCGTTCAACAACCTCATGCAGGTCGTCACGCTCACCGGGGCCCAGCTCAAGGCGCTGCTGGAGCAGCAGATCTGGACGGTCGACCCGGTGACGGGCGGCCTCACACAGCGGATCCTGCAGCCGTCCTCGTCGCTGACCTACACCTTCGACACGACGAAGCCGGTGGGCTCGCGGGTCTCCGACATCAAGATCAACGGCGCCGCGGTGACCGACACCCAGCAGATCCGGGTGGCCGCCAACAACTTCCTCGTCGGCGGCGGCGACGGCTTCACCGTCTTCACCCAGGGCACCGACCTGTGGAGCGGCCCGCTGGACATCGACGCGTTCGTCGCCTACATGGGCGCGCACTCGCCGATCGCCCCGCCGGCGACCGGCCGCATCAACCTCATCCAGTAA
- a CDS encoding DUF4352 domain-containing protein codes for MTITQVESRTARRAARKKPPRRGVGRRIAAGVAGIVLAAAAVYAQQNFSVSFEQRTSYLTYKGRIGETVETKRFTVKALSVTAAHAVDTTDYSNKVSKVATSNLFLLVDVSATSAREPFKLSRLSPPVLLTADGRRYDPTDKVSDSLTLFNKYIQPGFWSSGLLVFEVPEDAVLGAHLVFIPPVSPLVRDNYAPEAQIDLGLSGAAAGRLISQAEDYHSLVSASR; via the coding sequence ATGACGATCACCCAGGTGGAGAGCCGCACGGCACGGCGCGCGGCGCGGAAGAAGCCGCCACGGCGCGGTGTGGGGCGGCGGATCGCCGCCGGAGTGGCGGGAATCGTGCTCGCGGCGGCGGCGGTCTACGCACAGCAGAACTTCTCGGTGTCCTTCGAGCAGCGCACCTCCTATCTGACCTACAAGGGCCGGATCGGCGAGACGGTGGAGACCAAGCGCTTCACCGTCAAGGCCCTGTCGGTCACGGCCGCTCACGCCGTGGACACCACGGACTACTCCAACAAGGTGTCCAAGGTGGCCACGAGCAACCTGTTCCTGCTGGTCGACGTCTCGGCGACGAGCGCGCGCGAGCCCTTCAAGCTGAGCAGGCTCAGCCCCCCGGTCCTCCTGACCGCGGACGGCCGGCGCTATGACCCGACGGACAAGGTCAGCGACTCCCTGACGCTGTTCAACAAGTACATCCAGCCCGGGTTCTGGTCGAGCGGGCTGCTCGTCTTCGAGGTGCCCGAAGACGCGGTGCTGGGCGCGCACCTCGTCTTCATCCCTCCGGTCAGCCCGCTGGTGCGAGACAACTACGCGCCCGAGGCGCAGATCGACCTGGGGCTGTCCGGTGCCGCCGCCGGCCGGCTGATCTCACAGGCGGAGGACTACCACTCTCTCGTGAGCGCGAGCCGATGA
- a CDS encoding MoaD/ThiS family protein: protein MARGTIRYWAAAKEAAGVPEEPFDAETLGDLLAVISRNPAIERVLRRCSFLVDGAPAGTRDPATIDLPDGAVVEVLPPFAGG, encoded by the coding sequence ATGGCCAGGGGAACCATCCGCTACTGGGCGGCGGCGAAGGAGGCCGCCGGCGTGCCGGAGGAGCCGTTCGACGCCGAGACGCTGGGAGATCTGCTCGCGGTGATCTCGCGCAACCCGGCGATCGAGCGCGTGTTGCGCCGGTGCTCCTTCCTCGTCGACGGCGCCCCGGCCGGCACGCGCGATCCGGCGACGATCGACCTCCCCGACGGCGCCGTGGTCGAAGTTTTACCCCCCTTCGCCGGGGGATGA
- a CDS encoding DUF1416 domain-containing protein — protein MTTIQGCAAPEQTVALPAGIDLSNQAVIQGVVSGAGTAYARLLDHSGEFTGEVVVSDEGIFRFFAAPGQWTVRIIAGGGVTKDVPVEAKLGEVAQLSVTV, from the coding sequence ATGACCACCATCCAGGGTTGCGCTGCTCCTGAGCAGACCGTCGCGCTGCCGGCCGGCATCGACCTGTCCAACCAGGCCGTGATCCAGGGCGTCGTCTCCGGCGCCGGCACGGCGTACGCCCGCCTGCTGGACCACAGCGGCGAGTTCACCGGCGAGGTCGTCGTCTCCGACGAGGGCATCTTCCGCTTCTTCGCCGCGCCCGGCCAGTGGACCGTCCGCATCATCGCCGGCGGTGGCGTCACCAAGGACGTCCCCGTCGAGGCCAAGCTCGGCGAGGTCGCCCAGCTCTCGGTCACCGTCTGA
- a CDS encoding DUF2993 domain-containing protein, giving the protein MRKLVVAVALLAIALVVLDRVAVIGVQREIARQIEAKYDLEETPSVQVKGLPFLTQAISGRYEEISIGIGKVEREGVELERIDATVYGVTAPLSDLIQNAATTEIKADRVTGTVVISRQTLSARAPRGIKVEGTGDDKIRVSGNVPVLGNQVPVTADMKIQVVKGGIRLTPASVKIAGGIPVPNPERFISFTVPVKDLPLNLRITRVKSTSEGLAVQGTASDVPLR; this is encoded by the coding sequence ATGCGCAAGTTGGTCGTCGCCGTGGCCCTGCTGGCCATCGCGCTCGTCGTGCTCGACCGGGTCGCCGTGATCGGGGTGCAGCGCGAGATCGCCCGCCAGATCGAGGCCAAGTATGACCTCGAGGAGACCCCTTCGGTGCAGGTCAAGGGATTGCCGTTCCTCACCCAGGCCATCTCGGGGCGATACGAGGAGATCAGCATCGGCATCGGGAAGGTGGAGCGGGAGGGCGTGGAACTCGAACGAATCGACGCCACCGTCTACGGCGTCACCGCCCCGCTCTCCGACCTGATCCAGAACGCCGCGACCACGGAGATCAAGGCCGACCGCGTGACGGGCACCGTGGTCATCTCCCGGCAGACCCTGTCGGCCCGCGCGCCGCGCGGCATCAAGGTCGAGGGCACCGGCGACGACAAGATCCGCGTCTCGGGCAACGTGCCCGTGCTCGGAAACCAGGTGCCGGTCACCGCCGACATGAAGATCCAGGTGGTCAAGGGCGGGATACGGCTCACGCCCGCGAGCGTGAAGATCGCCGGAGGCATCCCCGTGCCTAACCCCGAGCGGTTCATCTCGTTCACGGTGCCGGTGAAGGACCTGCCGCTCAACCTCAGGATCACCCGCGTGAAGTCGACGAGCGAAGGGCTCGCGGTCCAGGGCACCGCGTCCGATGTCCCCCTTCGATGA
- a CDS encoding winged helix-turn-helix transcriptional regulator, whose protein sequence is MSNLLLLTNALEPSAEVLPALGLLLHSVRVAPAEASALIDTPPADAILVDARRELVQAKSLCRLMRTTGVTCPLMVIVTEGGLAAMTAEWGADDVILDTAGPAEVEARLRMAVGRLSLAAADEVPDEIRSGDLSIDEATYTARLRGRALDLTFKEFELLKYLAQHPGRVFTRAQLLQEVWGYDYFGGTRTVDVHVRRLRAKLGAEYEALIGTVRNVGYRFVPDRGEQNEAEPARR, encoded by the coding sequence GTGAGCAATCTGCTCCTGCTGACCAACGCTCTGGAGCCGTCGGCGGAGGTGCTCCCGGCACTCGGACTGCTGCTGCACTCGGTGCGGGTCGCGCCCGCCGAGGCCTCCGCGCTGATCGACACTCCCCCGGCGGACGCCATCCTGGTGGACGCGCGCCGTGAGCTCGTGCAGGCCAAGAGCCTGTGTCGGCTGATGCGCACGACCGGTGTCACCTGTCCGCTGATGGTGATCGTGACCGAGGGCGGCCTCGCGGCGATGACGGCGGAGTGGGGCGCGGACGACGTGATCCTCGACACCGCGGGTCCGGCGGAGGTCGAGGCCCGGCTGCGGATGGCGGTCGGGCGGCTGTCGCTGGCCGCCGCCGACGAGGTCCCCGACGAGATCCGCAGCGGCGACCTGTCGATCGACGAGGCGACCTACACGGCCCGGCTGCGCGGGCGCGCGCTGGACCTCACCTTCAAGGAGTTCGAGCTGCTGAAATACCTCGCGCAGCACCCGGGCCGGGTCTTCACCCGCGCCCAGCTGCTGCAGGAGGTCTGGGGCTACGACTACTTCGGCGGCACCCGCACCGTGGACGTGCACGTACGGCGCCTGCGGGCCAAGCTGGGCGCCGAGTATGAGGCGCTCATCGGAACCGTACGCAACGTCGGTTACCGCTTCGTCCCCGACCGCGGCGAGCAGAACGAGGCCGAACCCGCCAGACGCTGA
- a CDS encoding sulfurtransferase — translation MSRSAVLVDADWVEANLDTPGVVLVEVDEDTSAYDKGHIRGAVKIDWRADLQDPVRRDFVDKAGFEALLSSRGIANDDTVILYGGNNNWFAAYAYWYFKVYGHENVKLLDGGRKKWELESRELVTDVVERPATQYVAKEPNNDIRAFRDDVVAAIGKQNLVDVRSPDEFTGKLLAPAHLPQEQAQRGGHVPTARNIPWSKAANDDGTFRSDDELRELYSGAGVDLSKDTIAYCRIGERSAHTWFVLHELLDQPNVKNYDGSWTEYGSLVGVPIELGEAR, via the coding sequence ATGAGCCGCTCCGCCGTTCTGGTGGACGCCGACTGGGTCGAGGCCAACCTCGACACGCCGGGTGTCGTGCTCGTCGAGGTCGACGAAGACACCAGCGCCTACGACAAGGGTCACATCCGCGGTGCCGTGAAGATCGACTGGCGGGCCGACCTGCAGGACCCGGTCCGCCGCGACTTCGTCGACAAGGCCGGTTTCGAGGCGCTGCTGTCGTCGCGCGGCATCGCCAACGACGACACCGTGATCCTCTACGGCGGCAACAACAACTGGTTCGCCGCCTACGCCTACTGGTACTTCAAGGTCTACGGCCACGAGAACGTCAAGCTGCTCGACGGCGGGCGCAAGAAGTGGGAGCTGGAGTCCCGCGAGCTGGTGACGGACGTCGTCGAGCGCCCGGCCACGCAGTACGTCGCCAAGGAGCCCAACAACGACATCCGCGCCTTCCGCGACGACGTCGTGGCGGCGATCGGCAAGCAGAACCTGGTCGACGTCCGCTCGCCCGACGAGTTCACCGGCAAGCTGCTCGCCCCGGCCCACCTGCCGCAGGAGCAGGCGCAGCGCGGCGGCCACGTGCCCACCGCCCGCAACATCCCGTGGTCGAAGGCGGCCAACGACGACGGCACCTTCCGCTCCGACGACGAACTCCGCGAGCTCTACTCCGGCGCCGGCGTGGACCTCTCCAAGGACACCATCGCCTACTGCCGCATCGGCGAGCGCTCCGCGCACACCTGGTTCGTGCTGCACGAGCTGCTCGACCAGCCCAACGTCAAGAACTACGACGGTTCGTGGACCGAGTACGGCTCGCTCGTGGGCGTGCCGATCGAGCTAGGGGAGGCCCGCTGA
- a CDS encoding AbrB/MazE/SpoVT family DNA-binding domain-containing protein, which yields MRLNSKGQVTIPAEIREKYGLHPGDEVDVIEVGNTLQIVRRESSSTRGSRAAQRLRGSATTSMTTDEIMGLLRDE from the coding sequence ATGCGACTGAACAGCAAGGGACAGGTGACCATTCCCGCCGAGATCCGGGAGAAGTACGGCCTGCACCCCGGCGACGAGGTCGACGTGATCGAAGTGGGGAACACCCTGCAGATCGTGCGCCGGGAGAGCAGCAGCACGCGGGGCAGCCGGGCCGCGCAGCGACTTCGGGGCAGTGCGACGACGTCCATGACCACGGACGAGATCATGGGGCTGCTGCGTGACGAGTAG
- a CDS encoding TlpA family protein disulfide reductase codes for MRVVGHAAVTSADLGADLGERATLVQFSTAFCQPCRATRRVLDEVAGMVPGVRHVEIDAESRLDLVRRFDVLRTPTVLVLDGAGNVVKRASGQPRKADVIAVLGAAVDGASHGPSQPSDKV; via the coding sequence ATGCGGGTCGTGGGACACGCCGCGGTGACGAGTGCAGATCTCGGTGCCGACCTCGGCGAGCGCGCCACGCTCGTGCAGTTCTCGACCGCGTTCTGCCAGCCCTGCCGCGCGACCCGCCGCGTGCTGGACGAGGTGGCCGGCATGGTCCCCGGCGTCCGGCACGTGGAGATCGACGCGGAGTCGCGCCTCGATCTGGTGAGGCGCTTCGACGTGCTGCGCACCCCGACCGTGCTCGTCCTCGACGGGGCGGGCAACGTGGTGAAGAGGGCGTCCGGCCAGCCGCGGAAGGCCGACGTCATCGCCGTGCTCGGGGCGGCCGTGGACGGCGCGTCTCACGGGCCGTCTCAGCCATCGGACAAGGTGTGA
- a CDS encoding DUF4395 domain-containing protein → MQIDPRGPRFGAAVTSVVLAVVLVTQNPWLLAAQAIVFALGAADASPYGLVFRRFVRPRLRPPAEMEDAAPPRFAQAVGLGFAVVGLIGFAAGITALALGATAAALLAAFLNAAFGFCLGCEMYLLIRRLQPGRIQ, encoded by the coding sequence ATGCAGATCGACCCTCGTGGCCCGCGTTTCGGCGCGGCCGTGACCAGTGTGGTCCTCGCGGTCGTACTGGTCACTCAGAATCCCTGGCTGCTCGCCGCGCAGGCGATCGTCTTCGCGCTCGGCGCCGCTGACGCGTCGCCGTACGGGCTGGTCTTCCGCCGGTTCGTACGGCCGAGGTTGAGGCCGCCGGCCGAGATGGAGGACGCGGCGCCACCGCGGTTCGCGCAGGCCGTCGGGCTGGGGTTCGCGGTCGTGGGACTGATCGGATTCGCGGCGGGGATCACCGCCCTGGCCTTGGGTGCGACAGCAGCGGCACTGCTGGCCGCCTTCCTCAACGCAGCGTTCGGCTTCTGCCTGGGCTGCGAAATGTACCTGCTCATTCGCCGTCTACAACCTGGGAGAATCCAATGA
- a CDS encoding sigma-70 family RNA polymerase sigma factor, whose amino-acid sequence MSPAGTADEELIRALWEDHGGPLYGYVLRLTGDPGRAEDVVQETLLRAWRHPSGLQGRPVRAWLFTVARNLVVDQHRARKSRPQETGDEALAVLPADDELERAVESWGIAEALASLRAEHREVLLETYYRGRSVKEASEILGIPPGTVKSRTYYALRALKLALEERGLAP is encoded by the coding sequence GTGAGTCCAGCCGGAACAGCCGACGAGGAGCTCATACGCGCACTTTGGGAGGATCACGGAGGGCCGCTGTACGGCTACGTGCTGCGGCTGACCGGTGATCCGGGCAGGGCGGAGGACGTGGTGCAGGAGACGCTGCTTCGGGCCTGGCGGCATCCCTCCGGGCTCCAGGGACGTCCCGTTCGCGCGTGGCTGTTCACCGTCGCCCGCAACCTCGTCGTCGATCAGCACCGGGCCCGCAAGTCCAGGCCGCAGGAGACGGGGGACGAGGCGCTCGCCGTGCTGCCCGCCGACGACGAGCTGGAACGGGCCGTCGAGTCGTGGGGGATCGCGGAGGCGCTGGCCTCGCTCAGGGCGGAGCACCGCGAGGTGCTCCTGGAGACGTACTACCGGGGGAGATCGGTGAAGGAGGCGTCGGAGATCCTCGGCATCCCGCCGGGAACGGTGAAGTCGCGGACCTACTACGCCCTCCGGGCGCTGAAGCTCGCCCTGGAGGAACGGGGGCTGGCGCCATGA
- a CDS encoding type II toxin-antitoxin system VapC family toxin encodes MTSSPLRVVREQVTLVDSCVLLDVATDDPKWGAWSADALARTLDEGRLVLNPVVYSEVSVGFSSIERLDEALPPEDYEREDVPFEAAFLAGKAFLAYRRRGGEKRSPLPDFFIGAHAAVRKYRLLTRDTTRYRTYFPTVELIAP; translated from the coding sequence GTGACGAGTAGCCCCCTGCGCGTCGTCCGCGAGCAGGTCACCCTCGTGGATTCCTGCGTCCTGCTCGACGTCGCCACCGATGACCCCAAGTGGGGGGCCTGGTCTGCCGATGCCCTGGCCCGGACGCTGGACGAGGGACGTCTGGTTCTCAATCCGGTCGTCTACTCCGAGGTGTCGGTCGGCTTCTCGAGCATCGAGCGCCTTGACGAGGCGTTGCCGCCCGAGGACTACGAGCGTGAGGACGTGCCCTTCGAGGCGGCCTTCCTCGCGGGCAAGGCGTTTCTCGCCTATCGCAGACGCGGGGGCGAGAAGAGGTCGCCGCTGCCCGACTTCTTCATCGGCGCGCACGCCGCGGTGCGGAAATACCGGCTACTCACCCGTGACACCACCCGATATCGGACCTACTTCCCCACAGTCGAGCTCATCGCTCCGTAG
- a CDS encoding zf-HC2 domain-containing protein — protein sequence MTCEEVRISLGSYVLGALDDAETAEVEAHLDTCAACRAELSELSGLPPLLARVSAEDIERAAAPPRAVLDGVFAGATTSAPQAAQPVPEAVSLALDAVDAVDAPPARRVRRSRVLLALAASVVVAAAGGTAWVSATLRGTETTTAAGSAAAAPAQADQAGQGEMAQDQSAQDQSAKDQRAQDQRVQADRSAEALVEPFAAKEPPTPMHSAASSSVPSAESSAGGVARKVQPPPAETPVAASPVPSEVRGSSGDVRIVVRLVPHDGGTQVVARVAGVPAGTVCTLRAVSKDGEVSTLGSWTVGRGELRGQNMVLEGSTALRPGQIDRIELTDSAGRVLVTVSL from the coding sequence ATGACCTGCGAGGAGGTGCGGATCTCGCTCGGCTCGTACGTGCTGGGGGCGCTCGACGACGCAGAGACCGCCGAGGTCGAGGCCCACCTGGACACGTGCGCGGCCTGCCGGGCGGAGCTGTCCGAGCTGTCCGGGCTGCCGCCGCTGCTGGCCCGCGTGTCGGCCGAGGACATCGAGCGCGCCGCCGCGCCGCCGCGTGCCGTGCTCGACGGCGTCTTCGCGGGTGCGACGACGAGCGCGCCCCAAGCCGCGCAGCCCGTGCCCGAAGCCGTGTCCTTGGCGCTGGACGCGGTGGACGCGGTGGACGCCCCGCCCGCGCGTCGCGTGCGCCGATCCCGGGTGCTGCTGGCGCTCGCCGCGTCCGTCGTCGTCGCGGCCGCGGGTGGTACGGCGTGGGTGTCGGCGACGCTGCGGGGGACGGAGACGACGACGGCGGCGGGGTCGGCCGCGGCGGCCCCCGCCCAGGCGGACCAGGCAGGTCAGGGAGAGATGGCCCAGGACCAGTCGGCCCAGGACCAGTCGGCGAAGGATCAGAGGGCACAGGATCAGCGGGTGCAGGCCGACAGGTCGGCGGAGGCGCTCGTGGAGCCCTTCGCCGCCAAGGAGCCCCCGACGCCCATGCACTCGGCCGCGTCGTCGTCCGTGCCCTCGGCCGAGTCCTCCGCCGGGGGGGTGGCGCGAAAGGTCCAGCCGCCGCCCGCCGAGACGCCCGTGGCCGCGTCGCCCGTGCCGTCCGAGGTGCGCGGGAGCAGCGGCGACGTACGGATCGTCGTACGGCTCGTGCCGCACGACGGCGGCACGCAGGTCGTCGCCAGGGTCGCCGGCGTCCCGGCGGGCACGGTCTGCACGTTGCGCGCGGTGTCCAAGGACGGCGAGGTATCGACCCTCGGCAGCTGGACCGTGGGCAGGGGCGAGCTCCGCGGCCAGAACATGGTCCTCGAAGGCTCGACCGCGCTGCGCCCCGGCCAGATCGACCGGATCGAGCTCACCGACTCGGCCGGCCGCGTCCTGGTGACCGTCAGTCTGTGA